The stretch of DNA GTGTGCTGCAAGGTCCCGGGCCTGTCCGGGAAAGAGGTCGGGCCGACCGACGTCGCCGACGAAGAGTGTGTCGCCGGGGAAGACGGCGACGGGTTCATCGCCGCGGGAGAGGTCGGTGGCCACGTAGGTGACGCCGTCCGGGGTGTGCCCGGGCGTGTCCAGGACATCGAACCTGATCCCGCCGACCGAGAACTGCGTCCCGTCGCCCCCCGGCTCGTGCTCAAACGAGCATGACCCGGACTTCGGCGCATAGATCCGGGCGCCCGTCTTCTCCGCCAGGTCCATATGGCCGGAGACGAAATCGGCGTGGAGGTGCGTCTCAAGGATATGCGTGATCATAAGCCCGAGGTCTTTTGCGGCCTCGAGGTAGCGGTCGACGTCCCGTGCGGGATCGATGATGGCGCATGTCCCTGAGGCGCCGATCAGGTACGAGCTGTGCGCGATCCCCGGTATGAAAAACTGCTGGATTACCATTCTCTCATCCACTCCCCTCTTCTCTGGACGAGATGATCATACGAAGACCATATAAATCCATCCCGAGACGACGATGAGAAAGAGAACGGTCAGGATGCTGCCGGCTTTCAGGTAGTCGGCGGTGTGGTAGCCGCCCGATGACATGAGGAATGCGTTCACCTGGTGCGTCGGCAGGAGGAATGAGTTGGAGGCGCAGAGCCCGACGAGCAGGGCGAGGCCGCGGGGGTCGATCCCGGTTTCGGCGCCGATGAGAAGGGCGATCGGGACCAGGATGACCACCGCGCCGAGGTTGGACATGAGCAGGGTGAACAGGGTCGTGAGTGCGCCGATGCCGATGAAGAGCAGAATGGGATGGGTGCCCTCGATGAGCGGGAGCACGGTGCCGGCGATCAGGGCCGCCGTCCCGGTGTTGATCATCGCCGTCCCGAGCGGGATGAGGCCTGCGAGCAGGAAGATCGTCTTCCAGTCGATCGAGCGGTAGGCCTCGTCGATGCTGAGCACGCCCGCGAGGATCATGACGAGCGCCCCGGTGAGAAGCCCCATGGATATCGGGATCCCGGTCAGGGTGAGGGCGATCCCCCCGACAAAACAGAGGAGGGCGACGGGCGCCTTCTCCCTGTGCACCGCGGGCTCCTCGACCCTGGTGGAGAGGACGAAGTTCGGGTCGGTGGCCAGGGCGTGGATGTTCTTCCACGGCCCGAAGACCACGATGACGTCGCCGGCCGAGAGCGGGGTGTCGACGAAGCCCATGCGCATCTCGGCGCCCCGCGAGGAGAACATGATGGGCTCGATGCCGTAGGTCTTCCTGAATGCGATCTCCCGCAGGGTTCTGCCGGCGAACGGGGCGTGCGGTCTGACCACGATCTCTGCGAAACCGGCGTACACGCCACCGACCTCGGCGGAGAGGCGCTCCTGGTAGAGGCTGCGCTGGAGCGAGTAGTCGGATGCGAACCGTTCTGCGTCCTCCTCTCTGCCCAGGAGGGTGAGGTATTGCCCGGCATGCAGGGTGGCGTGCCGCCACGGCGCATAGGAGACGTCATTTTTCTCGGTGATGGCGAGGAGGTGGAGGGAGTAGTCGGCCTTCAGGCGCACATCTTCACGCTCCCTGCCGTCAAGAGGGCTGGTGGCCGGGATGTAGTAGTGGTGCATCCCGGTGGGGAGGTGCCAGGTGTCCACGAGGTCCTCCTGACTTCCGGGCCGGTGAGCCTCAGGGTGGCCGACGGGGAGGACGTATGGCCCCAGAAAGAGGAAATACAGGATTGCCGTGCAGAGGAGGAGAAAGCCAACCGGCGTCACCGCAAAGAACCCGAACGCCTCTTCCCCGCTGGCGACCAGGAGATCGTTCAAGATGATCAGGGCCCCGGAGCCGATCATGGTGAGGGTGCCGCCGGTGATCGCCGCAAACCCCATCGGCATGACGAGACGGGAGGGCGGGATCCTGGTTGTTTTTGCGATCCTCATCAGCGAGGGATGGAAGAGGGCGACCGACCCGATGTTCTGGATAAAGGCGGAAAGGCCGCCGACGACGGCGGAGAATGTTACCAGAAGCCGCCTTTCGTTTTTCCCGGCAATCCCGACGATGAACCGGCTCAGGTGGCCGGTCACCCCGGTGCGTTCGATCCCGCCGCCCAGGATCATCACCGAGATGATGGCGATCACGGCGTTGCTGGCGAACCCGGAGATCGCCTCCTGCGGGGTCACCAGCCCGAACCAGAAGAGCATGAGGAGGACGATGAGGGCGACCAGGTCGACCCTGAGCCGTTCGGTGACGAAGAGGGCGACGGCTGTTGCGATGACGAGGAACATCAGGACGATCTCGGTCTCCACCTCCAGGCCCTCCCGGTTCTATGTGTTCTGGCCCTGACGTATAATTCTTCGGCACCAGGGCCGGGCCCTGCGATCGCATCCCCCTCTGGAAAAATTTGATTTTTTTAGCGCATGATGGTGGGATGAAAAACCTCTGGTGTCGGCATTTGTCATATGTGGCTCTTAATCTCAGCCAAACCTTCTCTAAAATTTGACTGTGCAAATATTATTATATTTTATCGTCATCGTTCTGCCGGGGATCACCGGGATTGCCGTGAAAACAGGGGGGACAATCTTCAACGAACCGCCTGAACGCCCCGTTCGAGGGTCGTTCGTGCTGAGATGACAACACAATCGAGGCCTGCACCGGCCTTCCCGTGATTTCAGCCAGAAATGGGAAGGTGATAAAAAATGTATCGAACAATCACAGCAGGAGCGGTTCTGCTCCTCCTGCTGCTCGTCGCCGCGCCTGCATGGGCGCAGCCCACCGATGAGATCGCGTATATGGGCGGTGCAGCGCCGCCGGACGACCCGGCCGCGGCAGCGATGGCGGCCGCAGCCGATGGGGTGACCGTCATATGGAGCGGCACCGTGGAGATCGATCCCGACGGGACGTTTGCCCTCGTCCCGCTCAACACCGGCATACCGCTCGAAGTCAGCCGCAACACCCCGATAGGGGCGCTCGACGCCGCTTCCGCCCTGGACACCTTCACCTATGGCGTCTGGGATGTGGGCTGGGGCGTCCTGGTCTCCCGCGTCAACGACATCCAGATAGGCCCGGCCGATGACGGCGAGATCCATATCTGGTGGTTCTACGATATCGGAGGACAGTCTATCACCAACAACGCCACCTTCAAATCCCTCTCCGACGGCGAGTGGATCCGGCTCATCTATGCGCCCATGGACGCGCCGGGCAACTGGACCGGGGATCCATTCGACTACATCGTCGGCAATAGCAAATATGTCATCGACATGACGGTCGAATTCGCCGGCGACGGGGTGGACTTCACCGCCGAACCCACACAGGGGCCTGCGCCGCTTACCGTCCTGTTCACCGACACGAGCGGGATCGAGAACATCACCGCCTGGTGGTGGGACTTCGGCGTCGACAACGCCACTTCTGAGGAGCAGAACCCGGTCTACACGTATGAGGAGCCCGGTACCTACACGGTCTCGCTCACGGTCACCGACGATGCCGGCGCGGACGAGACCCTGGTGCGGGAGGACTATATCACCGTCGAGGACAGCATGAGCATCTACGAGACCGCCGCAGCGGACGGCAACTTCACGATGCTCGTCGCCGCCCTTGACACCACCGGCCTCAACGCCACGCTCGACGCCCCCGGCACCTATACCGTCTTCGCACCGACGGACGAGGCGATCGCCACCCTTCCGCCTGAACTCCTCGATCCCATGTTCAACGACACCGCCGCCCTCACCGTGATCCTCCTCTACCATGTCGCCGGGGAGACCTACCGGGCGGCGGACCTGATCCCGCTGGACGAGGTCGAGACGCTGCTCGGGCCGACCGTGGCGATCACCTGGGACGAGGCGAACCAGACCCTCATGGTGAACGATGCAACGGTGATCGTGGCCGATATCGAGTGCTCGAACGGCGTCATCCACGCCATCGATCTGCCCTTGTTCCCGCCGGATGAGCCCGGGGCGGACTTTGAGGCGGACGTCCTCGCCGGCACCGCCCCGCTCACCGTCCAGTTCACCGATCTGAGCGCCGTCGAGAACATCACCGCCTGGTGGTGGGACTTCGGCAACGGCTTCCTGTCCACCCTTGAAGCCCCGCTCTTCACCTACCATACGCCCGGCGACTTCAACGTATCCCTCACCGTCACCGACGACGAGGGATACACCTGGACGGCCGTGAAAGAAGGATACATCACCGTGACGGCGCCGGTCGTGCCTGAGGCGAACTTCACCGCCGATTTCACCGAAGGCTATGTCCCGCTCACCGTCACGTTCACCGACACGAGCGCCGTCGAGAACATCACCGCGTGGGCGTGGGAGTTCGGCGATGGCGGCACCTCCGAGGAGCAGCACCCTGTCTACACCTACGGGACGCCCGGCCTCTACACGGTCAGCCTCACCGTCACCGACGAGACCAATGCCACCTACGCCGTGACCAGACCCGACTATATCGCCGTTCTTGAGGAAGAGGAGGAAGAAAGCGCCGACTTCGAGGCGGACGTCACCGGCGGGACCGCACCTCTCGCCGTCCAGTTCACCGATCTGAGCACCGTCGAGAACATCACCGCATGGGCGTGGGAGTTCGGCGACGGCGGCACCTCCGAAGATCAGCACCCCGCGTACGTCTATGAAACGCCAGGCCTCTACACGGTCGGCCTCACGGTCACCGACGGGACCAACACCACCTACGCCGTGACCAAACCCGATTATATCGCCGTTCTTGAGGAAGAGGAGGAGGAAAGCGCCGACTTCGAGGCGAACGTCACCAGCGGGGCCGCCCCGCTCGCCGTCGCCTTCACCGACAAAAGTACGGTGAAGAACATCACCGCCTGGTTCTGGCAGTTCGGCGACAACAGCACCTCACAGGAGCAGCACCCCATTCACGTCTACACCGAAAACGGCACCTATGACGTCGGGCTCACGGTCTATAAGGGGCTGAGCGCCTCGTACTGGGAGATCAGGTACGACTATATCCTGGTCGGGTGAAAGGGAGAGACCCCCTCCCTCCCGGCAGGCCGCATCTTTTATCCCCCCTCTCTTCTGATCTCTCTTCATGCACTGTCCGGTCTGCGGGAGAGACCATATCGGCGAGGCTGGCCCTCTCCTCGCCTCCCTCCCCGACGTCTTCGCCCCCTGCGACGCCTGTCGCGGGACAAACCTCGACAAGGCCGCCCCCCTGCCGCCGGGCTTTGAGCCCCGCGGGCCCTGCGCCTGCGGGCGGCAGTTCATCGACGACGTCTTCGCCGCCATATACCTGATCCTCCTGGACGAGGGCACCCTGGCCGGCACCGAACCCCTGCGGGCGGCCGGCGTCCCGGTCACGAACCCGGGCTTCGCGATGGCCGCCCCGCCGCATCTCCCCGAAGACTCCCTCGTCCTCCTCAGCCCCCACCCCGACAGGGCCGCCGCAGAGCGGATCGTCGAAGAAGTGCCGGCCGTGCAGGGCGTGGTGCGCACCGTGCCGGCCACCCCGGGCATCGGCCCGGACGGCGGCGCCGCCGCTCACGCCCTCCTTGCCGGATGCGACGTCCAGGCGAATGTCTTCTCAACGTCCTACGGCGATATCGTCGTCTACAAGGAACTCTCCCGGATGCACATCGAGTTCCCCAGGCCGTTCAACCCGAAGATCCGCTCGGTCGAGCGGGAGATCGATCGGCACGCGCCTCGCCTCTTCATCGACGCCTGCTGCGGCGCCGGCACCCTCGGGCTTGCGGCCGCCCTTGCCGGGACGCCGGTCGTCGTCTTCAACGACGCCTACGGCCCGGCGGCCTTCTGGACCGCCTTCAACATCGCCGTAAACCGCGACGCTCTCCTGGTCGCAAGCGTCTCCCTGCCGCCCCGCGACCTCCCGGTATCGCGATCCGACCCCGTCGTCGTCGCCGGGGCCGAAGGCGACCAGCGCCTCATCGTCTGCCAGGGCGACTTCACCCGCCTGCCCCCCCTGGTCCCCGGGATCGACCGGAGCCTTGCGGCACTCGACCTCTTCGGCAAAGAAGACCGGGCGGCCTGCGATGCGGCGCTTGCGCAGTGGCGGAAGAGCGGGGGAGGGAAGGCATTTATCCCGTGAGCCTCATCATATATGGGGACTAGCCCGGGTGGTTCGGCGTCACCTGTAACCCGAAATCGCCGGTATGCGGAGGGCGAAGTCTGAGGAAGGCTCTGGCGATCTGCAGGCGTCTTGTGCGTCCTGACTGAGAAGCCTTGTCCCATGAGGTCGACGTACAGGGATCGATGCCTCGTAGGGGGCGGAGACCTGGCACCGCGGAAACCGGTTCAGGCCCGGAAGGGAGCAGACTTACCGTGGACGTTTGGCGCCCATGGGGGTGCGGGGTGGAGAAGGGATGTCCTGGCAAATGCAGGCACGTGCTGTCGACCGAAGACCCGTCCCCAATGACTGATTTCTATGTCTAAAGTTACGATTATCGGAGCCACGGGAAGACTTGGCTCTTTTGCGTCCCATGCCATCTCCGGCATTCCGCATGTCGATGAAGTGATGCTTGCGGGGCGCCCTGGCCGGGAAAATTCTCTTATGGCTCTCTCCCACGACCTCACCGACTCCTGTGCGGCGCGGGGAACCGGCACGAAGATCACCTGGAGCACCTCGCCGGCCGATTATGCAGGTTCAGATGTGATCGTCGTCACCTCCGGCGTTCCGAGAAAGGAGGGGCAGGACAGAACCGACCTCGCCCTCGAAAATGCCCGGATCATCGCCCCGATCGCAGAACAGATCGGAAAATACGCTCCAGACGCGATCATCCTGATGATCACGAACCCGGTGGACGTCATGACCGCCGTCGCCCTGCGGTATTCCGGGATGGAGCCGCGGCAGGTCTTCGGCCTCGGCACGCACCTCGACTCGATGCGGCTGAAGGTGCTGATCGCCAGATATTTCCAGGTCCACGTGAGCGAAGTGCACACCCGCATCATCGGCGAGCACGGCGAGAGCATGGTCCCCCTCTGGTCTGCGACGACCATCGGCGGGATCAGGATCTCGAACCTCCCGGCGTTTTCAGACCTGCCGATGGACGAGATGGTGGACCGGGTCAAAAACAGCGGGAGCTTCATCATCAAAAACAGCGGGGCGACCGTTTACGGCCCGGGCGATGCGATCGCAACGCTTGTCCAGACGATCATCGGCAACGAGAACCGGATCCTCACGGTCTCCAGCTACGTCAGGAGCGAGGTCCACGATATCGGCGACACCTGTATCGGCGTCCCGGCCAGGATCAACAGGGAAGGCGTCGTTCCGGTGTCTATCAGGATAGAAGACGCAGAACTGGCGGCGTTCGGTGCGTCGGTCGAGAAGATCCGGGCGCTCACCCGGAACATCTTCGAAAAAATGGATGAACTCAGATCATCCGGTTGACGTCGACGATCTGTGCGGTTGCAATGCCGTCGACTGCCTCGAGTCTGGATTCGAGCGCATCGGTGGCGCCTTCCTCGTCCTCGATGACGGCGGCGACCTTCAGTGCCGAGAGCCCGAAACCGATCGGCTCGGCCCTGATCTCATCGATCCCGGAAACGGTTTCCTTTACCCTCTTTTCCAGTTCCTCGATCGGAACGTCTGCAGATTCGGGCATCAGTTTCAGGATGACTGCGACTTTACCCATCTCTTACGGCCCCTGGAACCCGCATTTTCCGCAGATGTACACATTGCTCTGTTCCCGGCACTGGACGCAGCGCTTGATCTCGGCACCGCAGGCCGGGCAGGAGAATTTAGTCGCGCCGCTTTCCGCGAGTGGCGCATTACAGGAAGTGCATTTTTCTATAGCCATGGATAAACCCCGGTTATGAGTCATTAATTATTGATCGTTATCGGCAATTAAGGTCGCGTACCGATACGGGTGCACGGCACATCCTCGCCGGCGAGGAGGGCTGACACCCTCCCGGGAATCCGGCCGTTCACCACGCATGCCCGGATTTTGCGGTCGAAGAGATAGGGCAGAAGGCAGGGATCGACTTCCTCGCAGGAAAAAGGCTCCCTGACGTCGTGCATCCTCTGCCCGTCCCGCCTCAGGGTGTCCACCGACTTGACCAGGACGAGGCGGGCGTCCAGGCGGTCTGCCACCCATGCGGCGATCGTGTCTGAGGTGACGTCCCAGGAGTGCGGGAGGGGATCGGCCGCCCTGAGGGCGGTATAGGGGAGGAGGACCGTCGGGCCTGCCGGGACGGCGACGTCTGCGGTCGCCGGAAGCCCGAAGGAGGAGAGGTACCACCCGTAGGCCTCCATCGCGCAGACGGCCATCCAGTGGGCGGCGGTCGCCGGGGGGTCGAGGGCCCGCACGCCGTCGGCAAACCCGCCGCCGCCCGGGACGATGAGCGCCCGGCGGCCGGAAGCGCGGACCTCCTCCACGACCGACCGGGCGCGGTCGGTCAGGCTCCCCCCGATCTTGATGACCACCGGTCCGTCCATGGTGAGGGTGGACGGGCTCATTATAAAAATCTGGAGGGCGCACCCCTCAGATATGCCCCGCGCCCTCCTCCTCGTCCTCGTCCTCCTCCTCGCCCTCCCCGCGGGGGCGTTCGAGATCGTGGCGTTCTGCCCCGACCCCTACCTCTCCGGCGATCCTGACGAGTATTTCGTGCTGGCGGGTGCCGGCCCCCTCGACGGCGTGACGGTCGCCGACGGCGAGGGAAGCGTGCGGTTCCCGGCCGGCGCCGTCTCGTCGGGCCGGGTGGTGGTGGCGCGGGACGCCGCCGCATATGCCCGTGTCCACGGCCTGCCGCCCGATTACGAGATCGCCGGCAGCGACCCGGCGGTCCCGGACATGACTGCCCTCGGCGACCTGCGGCTGGCAAACGACGGCGACAGCCTGATGCTGATGGCGGGCCGCACTGTCGTCCAGGAGGTGCGCTGGCCTGAGGACGTCCAGACGCGCCAGGGGCAGGTGCATTTCCTGCGGGCCGGCATATGGGACCCGCACCCCAGGATGATCGGGCAGTCGGACTTTGCCCCGGTCACCTATGAGGACGTCGCCGTCACCCTCTTCGTCTCCCCTGACTGTTCGTACGAGGTCTTCGCCGGGGCGATCGGGTCGGCGCGGCAGAGCATCGACGCAAACGTCTACGAGTTCACCCACCCGGGGATCGCCCGGATGCTCGTCGAGGCCGCCGGCCGCGGCGTTGCGGTGGATCTGCTCCTGGAGGGCGGGCCGGTCGGGGGGATCTCCGCGGAAGAAAAGGCGGTCGTCTCCTATCTCACCGAAAACGGGGTTCCTGTCAGGGTGATGACGACGCAGGGCGACGCCCACGCGAGGTACCGTTTCGACCACGCGAAGTACCTGGTGATCGACGGGGCGAGCGTCCTGGTCACCTCGGAGAACTTCAAGGAGAGCGGGGTCCCGGAGACCGGGCTGAAGGGCAACCGCGGCTGGGGCGCCTGGGTGCAGGACGCCGGCGTCGCCGGCTACTTCTTAGAGGTCTATGAAACGGACAGCACCGGCGGCGACATCGGGCCGGCGCCGTCAGGGGGTGCGCCCGCCGAAACCGGGAGGAGCGCATACGATCCGGTCTTCGCACCCCTCACCGTGGAAGGGGCGGCGGTGACGCCGGTGCTCTCCCCCGAGACGAGCGATCTCGTCCTCGCCCTCATCGCCGGTGCAGAGGAGCGCCTCCTCATCGAGCAGGCCTATATCACGAACAGCACCGGCGGGGGGCCGAACCGTTTCCTCGCGGAGGCGATCAACGCATCGCGCCGGGGGGTGGCGGTGCAGGTGGTCCTGGACTCCTCCTGGTTCAATGTCGAGGGAGAGAACGACAACGACGAGCAGGCGGCATGGATCAACGCCCTCGCCCGTTCAGAGTCCCTGCCCCTCGAGGCGCGGTGCATCGACCTCGCCGCCGCCAACCTGGAGAAGGTCCACACGAAAGGGGTGGTCGTGGACAACAGCAGCGTGCTCATCTCGAGCATCAACTGGAACGACAACTCCCCCGACTTCAACAGGGAGGCCGGCGTGATCGTCGTCCACCCGGATGCGGCTCGTTACTTTGCGGCGGCATTCGAAGCCGACTGGAGCGCCGGCGGCGAGGGTGGTAATGGGGCCGATGTGCGTCTCGTCTGCGCCGCTCTGATCGTGCTGGCGTTCGCCCT from Methanofollis liminatans DSM 4140 encodes:
- a CDS encoding SLC13 family permease, with the protein product METEIVLMFLVIATAVALFVTERLRVDLVALIVLLMLFWFGLVTPQEAISGFASNAVIAIISVMILGGGIERTGVTGHLSRFIVGIAGKNERRLLVTFSAVVGGLSAFIQNIGSVALFHPSLMRIAKTTRIPPSRLVMPMGFAAITGGTLTMIGSGALIILNDLLVASGEEAFGFFAVTPVGFLLLCTAILYFLFLGPYVLPVGHPEAHRPGSQEDLVDTWHLPTGMHHYYIPATSPLDGREREDVRLKADYSLHLLAITEKNDVSYAPWRHATLHAGQYLTLLGREEDAERFASDYSLQRSLYQERLSAEVGGVYAGFAEIVVRPHAPFAGRTLREIAFRKTYGIEPIMFSSRGAEMRMGFVDTPLSAGDVIVVFGPWKNIHALATDPNFVLSTRVEEPAVHREKAPVALLCFVGGIALTLTGIPISMGLLTGALVMILAGVLSIDEAYRSIDWKTIFLLAGLIPLGTAMINTGTAALIAGTVLPLIEGTHPILLFIGIGALTTLFTLLMSNLGAVVILVPIALLIGAETGIDPRGLALLVGLCASNSFLLPTHQVNAFLMSSGGYHTADYLKAGSILTVLFLIVVSGWIYMVFV
- a CDS encoding PKD domain-containing protein: MYRTITAGAVLLLLLLVAAPAWAQPTDEIAYMGGAAPPDDPAAAAMAAAADGVTVIWSGTVEIDPDGTFALVPLNTGIPLEVSRNTPIGALDAASALDTFTYGVWDVGWGVLVSRVNDIQIGPADDGEIHIWWFYDIGGQSITNNATFKSLSDGEWIRLIYAPMDAPGNWTGDPFDYIVGNSKYVIDMTVEFAGDGVDFTAEPTQGPAPLTVLFTDTSGIENITAWWWDFGVDNATSEEQNPVYTYEEPGTYTVSLTVTDDAGADETLVREDYITVEDSMSIYETAAADGNFTMLVAALDTTGLNATLDAPGTYTVFAPTDEAIATLPPELLDPMFNDTAALTVILLYHVAGETYRAADLIPLDEVETLLGPTVAITWDEANQTLMVNDATVIVADIECSNGVIHAIDLPLFPPDEPGADFEADVLAGTAPLTVQFTDLSAVENITAWWWDFGNGFLSTLEAPLFTYHTPGDFNVSLTVTDDEGYTWTAVKEGYITVTAPVVPEANFTADFTEGYVPLTVTFTDTSAVENITAWAWEFGDGGTSEEQHPVYTYGTPGLYTVSLTVTDETNATYAVTRPDYIAVLEEEEEESADFEADVTGGTAPLAVQFTDLSTVENITAWAWEFGDGGTSEDQHPAYVYETPGLYTVGLTVTDGTNTTYAVTKPDYIAVLEEEEEESADFEANVTSGAAPLAVAFTDKSTVKNITAWFWQFGDNSTSQEQHPIHVYTENGTYDVGLTVYKGLSASYWEIRYDYILVG
- a CDS encoding malate dehydrogenase, coding for MSKVTIIGATGRLGSFASHAISGIPHVDEVMLAGRPGRENSLMALSHDLTDSCAARGTGTKITWSTSPADYAGSDVIVVTSGVPRKEGQDRTDLALENARIIAPIAEQIGKYAPDAIILMITNPVDVMTAVALRYSGMEPRQVFGLGTHLDSMRLKVLIARYFQVHVSEVHTRIIGEHGESMVPLWSATTIGGIRISNLPAFSDLPMDEMVDRVKNSGSFIIKNSGATVYGPGDAIATLVQTIIGNENRILTVSSYVRSEVHDIGDTCIGVPARINREGVVPVSIRIEDAELAAFGASVEKIRALTRNIFEKMDELRSSG
- a CDS encoding elongation factor 1-beta; translation: MGKVAVILKLMPESADVPIEELEKRVKETVSGIDEIRAEPIGFGLSALKVAAVIEDEEGATDALESRLEAVDGIATAQIVDVNRMI
- a CDS encoding zinc finger domain-containing protein, which gives rise to MTHNRGLSMAIEKCTSCNAPLAESGATKFSCPACGAEIKRCVQCREQSNVYICGKCGFQGP
- a CDS encoding amino acid kinase family protein, translated to MSPSTLTMDGPVVIKIGGSLTDRARSVVEEVRASGRRALIVPGGGGFADGVRALDPPATAAHWMAVCAMEAYGWYLSSFGLPATADVAVPAGPTVLLPYTALRAADPLPHSWDVTSDTIAAWVADRLDARLVLVKSVDTLRRDGQRMHDVREPFSCEEVDPCLLPYLFDRKIRACVVNGRIPGRVSALLAGEDVPCTRIGTRP
- a CDS encoding phospholipase D-like domain-containing protein, with amino-acid sequence MPRALLLVLVLLLALPAGAFEIVAFCPDPYLSGDPDEYFVLAGAGPLDGVTVADGEGSVRFPAGAVSSGRVVVARDAAAYARVHGLPPDYEIAGSDPAVPDMTALGDLRLANDGDSLMLMAGRTVVQEVRWPEDVQTRQGQVHFLRAGIWDPHPRMIGQSDFAPVTYEDVAVTLFVSPDCSYEVFAGAIGSARQSIDANVYEFTHPGIARMLVEAAGRGVAVDLLLEGGPVGGISAEEKAVVSYLTENGVPVRVMTTQGDAHARYRFDHAKYLVIDGASVLVTSENFKESGVPETGLKGNRGWGAWVQDAGVAGYFLEVYETDSTGGDIGPAPSGGAPAETGRSAYDPVFAPLTVEGAAVTPVLSPETSDLVLALIAGAEERLLIEQAYITNSTGGGPNRFLAEAINASRRGVAVQVVLDSSWFNVEGENDNDEQAAWINALARSESLPLEARCIDLAAANLEKVHTKGVVVDNSSVLISSINWNDNSPDFNREAGVIVVHPDAARYFAAAFEADWSAGGEGGNGADVRLVCAALIVLAFALLYAVRKIRR